One Methylohalobius crimeensis 10Ki DNA segment encodes these proteins:
- a CDS encoding CsiV family protein, with protein MLPRISVKLSLVFLLFVIPLLPASAASTPGWYQMAVVVFAQPVDTDEDLSDQPSFPWPEDMRQPSPLVADAQSGLYSAYDRLRRSRDYRPLLHTAWVQPAYPQRINAPYHIGAFDSSVEGVVRLQRGEYLRVLVDMEYRAPDGTVHRLSEKRRVKFNETHYLDHPAFGVLIRVSPAKAPEIQSQ; from the coding sequence ATGTTGCCACGGATATCCGTCAAGCTCTCCCTCGTCTTTCTGTTATTCGTGATACCCCTTCTCCCAGCCAGCGCGGCAAGCACGCCGGGCTGGTACCAGATGGCGGTGGTCGTCTTTGCCCAGCCCGTCGACACCGACGAGGATTTATCCGATCAGCCGTCCTTTCCCTGGCCCGAGGATATGCGCCAACCGAGTCCGCTCGTGGCGGACGCGCAATCCGGACTTTATTCCGCCTACGACCGCCTCCGCCGCTCGAGAGACTATCGCCCCCTCTTGCACACGGCCTGGGTCCAACCGGCCTATCCGCAAAGAATCAACGCCCCCTATCATATCGGTGCTTTCGATTCGTCCGTGGAAGGGGTGGTGCGATTGCAGCGGGGCGAATACCTGCGCGTCCTCGTGGATATGGAATACCGCGCTCCCGACGGAACGGTTCATCGCTTGAGCGAGAAACGGCGGGTCAAATTCAACGAGACCCATTATCTCGACCATCCCGCCTTCGGCGTATTGATTCGGGTGTCTCCGGCAAAAGCGCCCGAGATACAATCCCAATAG